A region of Chthoniobacterales bacterium DNA encodes the following proteins:
- a CDS encoding Na/Pi symporter — protein sequence MHGLSALILGLGLFFLGIQLVGENLRRLSGPSFRRAIHRVSERPVLAGLTGMGFGALMQSATAVTFIVAGMVRSGFVTARGAAPVILWCNVGLTALAFIVTLDIHPYVAYLVGAAGIFSGTVRQPRWRAAAGVLLGVGLVLFGLESMGDGAAPLRNEAWFQHMLAATVDAPLVAFAIGVLVAAILQSNTGAAMLIITLAGVGSFSPEQAAMLIYGTNLGAIALRVFLAWNLDRPSKRLVRFEDVFCAWSGLLMAGLFLVEKAGVPLVLAAVEHAGVGPKLELALVFLLSNLLPASVMALAIGPVMRRLEAWLPGESSAELAAPKFLSDGALDDPTTGVELMAKELSRLLVAVHVHPVKAEIGEDGEPIGDAAFGQLSATIEQYGARLAAGNSLSEREAYLLHLLRAELSLVRYFEDSVREFNDALFEVRERDDLRDAVYTLKHGLHELIRAARRAAEERSPEAVEKLRALTKRRGDYVKAQVDRAKAQSAAPEVAALADAFELGAWMLHRLSKVLARAAEGPSAEKAAKPAEAKDAAD from the coding sequence ATGCACGGGCTGAGTGCGCTGATTCTCGGGCTGGGGCTGTTTTTCCTCGGGATCCAGCTCGTGGGCGAAAACCTGCGCCGGCTTTCGGGGCCGAGCTTCCGGCGGGCGATCCACCGGGTGAGCGAGCGGCCGGTGCTGGCGGGGCTGACGGGCATGGGCTTTGGCGCGCTGATGCAGAGCGCGACGGCGGTCACGTTCATCGTGGCGGGCATGGTGCGCAGCGGGTTCGTGACGGCGCGGGGCGCGGCGCCGGTGATCCTTTGGTGCAACGTGGGCCTGACGGCGCTGGCGTTCATCGTGACGCTGGATATCCACCCTTACGTGGCCTACCTCGTGGGCGCGGCGGGCATTTTCTCGGGGACGGTGAGGCAGCCGCGGTGGCGGGCGGCGGCGGGGGTGCTGCTGGGCGTGGGCCTGGTGCTCTTCGGGCTCGAGAGCATGGGCGACGGGGCGGCGCCGCTGCGGAACGAGGCGTGGTTTCAACACATGCTGGCGGCGACGGTGGATGCGCCGCTGGTGGCGTTTGCGATCGGCGTGCTGGTGGCGGCGATCCTCCAGTCGAACACGGGCGCGGCGATGCTGATCATCACGCTGGCGGGGGTGGGGTCGTTCTCGCCGGAGCAGGCGGCGATGCTGATCTACGGGACGAACCTCGGGGCGATCGCGCTGCGGGTGTTCCTCGCGTGGAATCTGGACCGGCCGTCGAAGCGGCTGGTGCGGTTCGAGGATGTCTTCTGCGCGTGGAGCGGGCTGCTGATGGCGGGGCTGTTCCTCGTCGAGAAGGCGGGCGTGCCGCTGGTGCTGGCGGCGGTGGAGCACGCTGGCGTGGGGCCGAAGCTGGAGCTGGCGCTGGTGTTCCTGCTCTCGAATCTGCTGCCGGCGAGCGTGATGGCGCTGGCGATCGGGCCGGTGATGCGGCGGCTGGAGGCGTGGCTGCCGGGCGAGTCCTCCGCCGAGCTGGCGGCGCCGAAGTTTCTCTCCGACGGTGCGCTGGACGACCCGACGACGGGCGTGGAGCTGATGGCGAAGGAGCTGTCGCGGTTACTGGTGGCGGTGCACGTGCACCCGGTGAAGGCGGAGATTGGCGAGGATGGCGAGCCGATCGGCGACGCGGCGTTTGGCCAGCTGAGCGCGACGATCGAGCAATACGGCGCGCGGCTGGCGGCGGGAAATTCGCTGAGCGAGCGGGAGGCGTATTTGCTGCACTTGCTGCGCGCCGAGCTGTCGCTGGTGCGGTATTTCGAGGACTCCGTGCGGGAGTTCAACGACGCGCTTTTCGAGGTGCGGGAGCGGGACGACCTGCGGGACGCGGTTTACACGCTCAAGCACGGGCTGCACGAACTCATCCGGGCGGCGCGGCGGGCGGCGGAGGAGCGCAGTCCGGAGGCGGTGGAGAAATTGCGGGCGCTGACGAAGCGGCGCGGCGACTACGTGAAGGCGCAGGTGGACCGGGCGAAGGCGCAATCCGCCGCGCCGGAGGTCGCGGCGCTGGCCGATGCCTTCGAGCTGGGCGCGTGGATGCTGCATCGCCTCTCGAAGGTGCTGGCGCGGGCGGCCGAGGGGCCATCTGCGGAGAAGGCGGCGAAGCCGGCCGAGGCGAAGGACGCCGCGGACTGA
- a CDS encoding HAD family hydrolase encodes MSKPPEPVVFLFDIDNTLLNNDRVTEDMRHHLTRHFGTAVSQRYWEIFEELRVELGYADYLGALQRYRVSDMRDARLLRLSSWLVDYPFANRLFPGSLDAIQHCKKWGTVAILSDGDAVFQPRKAERSGLFEAVVRNVMIYIHKEEELDHVERIHPAKHYVMMDDKLRILTAMKAIWGDRLTTVFVRQGHYAHEPGIEEKYPPADLTIDRIDQLTEHDFSHLVRE; translated from the coding sequence ATGAGCAAGCCTCCCGAGCCGGTTGTCTTTCTGTTCGATATCGATAATACGCTGCTCAACAACGACCGGGTGACCGAGGATATGCGGCACCACCTCACGCGGCACTTTGGGACGGCGGTGAGCCAGCGGTATTGGGAGATCTTCGAGGAGCTGCGGGTGGAGCTGGGCTATGCGGATTACCTCGGGGCGCTGCAGCGCTACCGGGTGAGCGACATGCGGGATGCGCGGCTGCTGCGGCTCTCTTCGTGGCTGGTGGATTACCCGTTTGCGAACCGGTTGTTCCCGGGCTCGCTGGATGCGATCCAGCACTGCAAGAAGTGGGGGACGGTGGCGATCCTCTCGGATGGCGATGCGGTGTTCCAGCCGCGGAAGGCGGAGCGCTCGGGGCTGTTCGAGGCGGTGGTGCGCAATGTGATGATCTACATCCACAAGGAGGAGGAGCTGGACCACGTGGAGCGAATCCACCCGGCGAAGCATTACGTGATGATGGATGACAAGTTGCGCATCCTGACGGCGATGAAGGCGATCTGGGGCGACCGGCTGACGACGGTGTTCGTCCGCCAGGGCCATTACGCGCACGAGCCGGGGATCGAGGAGAAATACCCGCCGGCGGACCTCACGATCGACCGCATCGACCAGCTCACGGAGCACGATTTCTCGCACCTGGTGAGGGAGTGA
- a CDS encoding MIP/aquaporin family protein: MTPLLGEFVGTMLLIILGDGVVANVLLAKSKGQNGGWMVIATGWGLAVFFAVAVVARVSGAHLNPAVSVGLATAGLFPWADVPGYVVAQMLGAFAGAVVVWLAYLPHWRVTDDAELKRAIFCTAPAIRSAPANFLCEVIGTFVLVFGALAMKGAFEPAPLSGAAVPMNLGALGAIPIALLVLAIGLSLGGPTGYAINPARDLGPRLAHALLPIPGKAGSDWGYAAIPVVAPLVGGALAALAYVALGKF; encoded by the coding sequence GTGACCCCCCTGCTCGGCGAATTCGTCGGCACGATGCTGTTGATCATTCTCGGCGACGGCGTGGTGGCCAACGTGCTGCTTGCGAAGTCCAAGGGCCAGAATGGCGGCTGGATGGTGATCGCGACCGGCTGGGGGCTGGCGGTTTTCTTCGCCGTGGCGGTGGTGGCGCGGGTGAGCGGCGCGCACCTGAATCCCGCGGTGAGCGTGGGCCTCGCGACGGCGGGGCTGTTCCCATGGGCCGACGTGCCGGGCTACGTCGTCGCGCAGATGCTCGGCGCCTTCGCCGGGGCCGTGGTCGTGTGGCTCGCGTATCTGCCGCACTGGCGCGTGACCGACGATGCGGAGCTCAAGCGCGCCATTTTCTGCACCGCGCCGGCGATCCGCAGCGCGCCCGCGAATTTCCTCTGCGAGGTGATCGGGACGTTCGTGCTCGTGTTCGGCGCGCTCGCGATGAAGGGCGCCTTCGAGCCGGCGCCCCTGAGCGGCGCGGCGGTGCCGATGAACCTCGGCGCGCTGGGGGCCATCCCGATCGCGCTGCTCGTGCTGGCGATCGGCCTCTCTCTCGGCGGCCCGACCGGCTACGCGATCAATCCCGCCCGCGACCTCGGCCCCCGCCTCGCGCACGCGCTCCTGCCCATCCCCGGCAAGGCCGGCAGCGACTGGGGCTACGCCGCGATCCCCGTCGTCGCCCCGCTCGTGGGTGGCGCGCTCGCCGCCCTCGCCTACGTTGCCCTCGGAAAGTTTTAA
- a CDS encoding HNH endonuclease, whose amino-acid sequence MATPRRRWTRDELLVALNLYHKLTFGQFHARQPAIIALAEKLGRTSDSVAMKLCNFASLDPALQMRGIRGLAGASNLDRQMWQEFHDNLGETVPASEEMLRKLFATPANATLEVVPKTGIRVRRNPPAGPTDVTVTVKQRRGQEYFRNAVLNNFGGRCGVTQLAIRELLVASHILPWSVAENERLNVRNGLCLSRLHDAAFDLGLIAFDQDLRLLLSPRLKGELAQRSVQENFGAFVGEPLRLPEDAALPDEKFLATHYATIFKKS is encoded by the coding sequence ATGGCCACGCCCCGACGCCGTTGGACTCGCGACGAATTGCTTGTCGCGCTGAATCTCTACCACAAGCTCACGTTCGGGCAGTTTCACGCGCGACAGCCGGCTATCATCGCCCTCGCGGAAAAGTTGGGCCGCACGTCCGACAGCGTTGCGATGAAGCTCTGCAACTTCGCATCCCTCGATCCGGCCTTGCAGATGCGCGGCATTCGCGGGCTCGCTGGCGCGAGCAACCTCGACCGTCAGATGTGGCAAGAGTTTCACGACAACTTGGGCGAGACCGTTCCCGCGAGCGAAGAGATGCTGCGGAAGCTCTTCGCCACGCCGGCCAACGCGACTCTCGAAGTCGTGCCTAAGACGGGCATCCGCGTCCGGCGAAATCCGCCCGCAGGACCTACGGACGTCACCGTCACGGTGAAACAACGCCGTGGGCAGGAGTATTTTCGCAACGCCGTGCTGAACAACTTCGGTGGCCGTTGCGGGGTCACGCAGCTCGCCATCCGCGAGCTGCTCGTCGCCTCGCACATCCTTCCGTGGAGCGTGGCCGAGAACGAGCGGCTGAACGTGAGAAATGGCCTCTGCCTATCGAGGTTGCACGACGCGGCCTTCGATCTCGGATTGATTGCCTTCGACCAAGATTTGCGCCTCCTGCTTTCCCCGCGTCTGAAGGGCGAACTCGCCCAGCGAAGCGTGCAGGAAAACTTTGGCGCGTTTGTCGGCGAGCCGCTGCGGCTCCCCGAAGACGCCGCCCTGCCGGACGAAAAGTTCCTCGCGACGCACTACGCAACGATCTTCAAGAAGTCGTAG
- a CDS encoding aminotransferase class V-fold PLP-dependent enzyme: protein MIYLDHNATTPVLPEVVEAMMPYFREEWGNPSSSYRFGSKLRKALETAREQVADFIGAHPLEIIFTSGGTESDNTALHAMLRADLTKRHLITSAVEHSAVLSFCRGLEEMGFRITYLPVDRDGLLSLTDLEAAITPDTVGVSLMAVNNETGVLFPTEEIAAICRERSVLFHCDAVQSVGKMPLNVKSLSVDYLALSGHKIGAPKGIGALYVRRKAPFTSFVSGGHQERGRRGGTENVAFVAGLGVAAAHARKKLDAFARTVLPLRDALETDILAAVPGSTRNGHADRRLANTTNLHFPGLDSEALLLLLDQAGICASSGSACLADSPDPSHVIAAMKPGAAAHESIRFSLGVTNTMAEVQETISAVSRIVGSLETAR, encoded by the coding sequence ATGATCTACCTCGACCACAACGCGACCACGCCCGTGCTCCCGGAGGTGGTCGAGGCCATGATGCCCTACTTCCGCGAGGAATGGGGTAATCCTTCGAGCAGCTATCGATTTGGCTCGAAGCTCAGGAAGGCTCTGGAAACGGCCCGGGAGCAGGTTGCCGACTTCATTGGGGCGCACCCGTTGGAGATTATTTTCACGAGCGGCGGCACCGAGAGCGATAACACCGCCCTCCACGCCATGCTGCGAGCCGACTTGACGAAGCGGCACCTCATCACCTCCGCCGTCGAGCATTCGGCCGTGTTGAGTTTTTGCCGCGGGTTGGAAGAGATGGGATTCCGCATCACGTATCTGCCTGTCGATCGCGACGGACTGTTATCGCTCACCGACCTGGAAGCAGCCATCACGCCCGACACGGTCGGCGTCTCGCTGATGGCGGTGAACAACGAGACAGGCGTCCTTTTCCCGACCGAGGAAATTGCGGCGATTTGCCGCGAGCGCAGCGTGCTCTTCCACTGCGATGCCGTGCAGTCGGTGGGCAAGATGCCGCTCAATGTAAAAAGCCTGTCCGTCGACTACCTCGCGCTCTCCGGCCACAAGATCGGCGCACCGAAGGGCATTGGCGCGCTCTACGTGCGGCGCAAGGCGCCGTTCACGTCTTTCGTAAGTGGTGGACACCAGGAACGCGGCCGTCGCGGCGGCACCGAGAATGTCGCCTTCGTCGCCGGCCTCGGCGTCGCTGCCGCCCATGCGCGGAAGAAACTCGATGCCTTCGCCCGCACCGTGCTCCCGTTGCGCGATGCATTGGAAACTGACATCCTCGCCGCCGTGCCGGGATCGACGCGCAATGGCCATGCCGACCGCCGTCTCGCCAACACGACGAACCTCCACTTTCCCGGCCTCGACAGCGAGGCCCTGCTCCTGCTGCTCGATCAAGCTGGCATCTGCGCGAGCAGCGGCTCCGCCTGCCTCGCGGATTCGCCCGATCCCTCGCACGTGATCGCCGCCATGAAGCCCGGAGCCGCCGCCCACGAGAGTATTCGTTTCTCGCTCGGCGTCACGAATACGATGGCGGAGGTTCAAGAGACGATCAGCGCTGTCAGCCGCATTGTCGGCAGCCTGGAAACCGCGCGATGA
- a CDS encoding FAD-dependent monooxygenase: protein MRTTDPEVAIIGAGPCGLLTALVLARRGIRCAVFERRAEPLDHPRAMAISRRTSEIFQQLGIRDAMEVSHLRPGDYDLAIWETSLAGEIHGHVPWRPDDPSVVPYPGLHCPQTVTERVLREALAAEATAGVFFDHDVLSHEETADGVRLQIRRSPSDATFPVAARYVVAADGAGSPMRRSLGIEAIGPGDLGHFLNTCFRAPYGASLRERRAVLHHLLRKDLFEVFVAINGDDLWLMHHFLQPGEDPADYPPERLADIVREASGLPEVPVEVLGVTQWVMSPKIANAFRKGRVFLTGDAAARLSPAGGLGMNTGLQSAHNLAWKLAAVLRGAPASLLDSYDTERRGHVMETFSTSNDFGKEVWTILEAGLAGDYARVRELVAGSRRGGGGLGLDLGFAYRQGALVPSAQAAPQCGIDAYTPSALPGRRAPHCRLGDGEQTFSCLDLFGHDFVLLVAGDPAPWRADTPLPGGYGLEIHGIGAAGLRDVDGAFASIYGLAPGEAVLVRPDGVVGARLTSSDALPSALATILGGGPAVA from the coding sequence ATGAGGACCACGGACCCCGAGGTCGCGATCATCGGCGCCGGCCCCTGCGGATTGCTCACCGCGCTCGTCCTCGCCCGCCGCGGCATTCGCTGCGCGGTCTTCGAGCGCCGCGCGGAGCCGCTCGACCACCCCCGCGCCATGGCGATCAGCCGGCGCACGTCGGAAATCTTCCAGCAGCTCGGGATTCGCGACGCCATGGAGGTCTCCCATCTCCGACCCGGCGACTACGACCTCGCGATCTGGGAAACCTCGCTTGCCGGCGAGATCCACGGCCACGTGCCGTGGCGGCCGGACGATCCCTCGGTCGTGCCCTATCCCGGGCTCCACTGCCCGCAGACCGTCACCGAGCGCGTGCTTCGCGAAGCGCTGGCGGCCGAGGCGACGGCCGGCGTCTTCTTCGATCACGACGTGCTCTCCCACGAGGAGACCGCCGACGGCGTCCGGCTCCAGATCCGGCGCAGCCCGTCCGACGCGACGTTTCCCGTCGCGGCCCGCTACGTCGTCGCGGCCGACGGCGCCGGCAGCCCGATGCGGCGGTCCCTCGGCATCGAGGCCATCGGGCCGGGCGACCTCGGCCACTTCCTGAATACCTGCTTCCGCGCGCCCTACGGCGCGTCTCTGCGCGAGCGCCGGGCCGTGCTGCACCACCTGCTTCGCAAGGATCTCTTCGAGGTCTTCGTGGCCATCAATGGCGACGACCTCTGGCTCATGCACCACTTCCTCCAGCCGGGCGAAGATCCCGCGGACTACCCGCCCGAGCGGCTCGCCGACATCGTGCGCGAGGCCTCCGGCCTGCCCGAGGTGCCGGTGGAAGTGCTCGGCGTCACCCAATGGGTGATGAGCCCGAAAATCGCGAACGCCTTCCGCAAGGGCCGCGTGTTCCTCACGGGCGACGCCGCGGCCCGCCTCTCGCCCGCCGGCGGCCTCGGCATGAACACCGGCCTGCAGTCCGCGCACAATCTCGCCTGGAAACTTGCCGCCGTCCTGCGCGGCGCGCCCGCCAGTCTGCTCGACAGCTACGATACCGAACGCCGCGGCCATGTGATGGAGACCTTCTCGACATCGAACGATTTCGGCAAAGAGGTATGGACGATCCTCGAAGCCGGCCTTGCCGGCGATTACGCCCGCGTGCGGGAGCTCGTCGCCGGCAGTCGCCGCGGCGGCGGCGGCCTGGGGCTCGACCTCGGCTTTGCCTATCGGCAGGGCGCCCTCGTGCCCTCCGCGCAGGCCGCGCCGCAGTGCGGCATCGACGCCTACACGCCCTCGGCGCTTCCGGGCCGGCGCGCGCCGCATTGCCGGCTCGGCGACGGCGAACAGACGTTCTCCTGCCTCGATCTTTTCGGCCACGACTTCGTGCTCCTCGTCGCGGGCGATCCCGCGCCCTGGCGCGCCGACACCCCGCTTCCCGGCGGCTACGGGCTCGAGATCCACGGCATTGGTGCCGCGGGGCTCCGCGACGTCGACGGCGCGTTTGCCAGCATCTACGGGCTGGCTCCCGGCGAGGCCGTGCTCGTGCGGCCCGATGGCGTGGTCGGCGCGCGACTCACGTCCAGCGACGCCCTGCCGTCGGCGCTCGCCACGATCCTCGGCGGCGGCCCCGCCGTCGCGTAG
- the pgm gene encoding phosphoglucomutase (alpha-D-glucose-1,6-bisphosphate-dependent), with protein sequence MSLSPLAGKPAPASILVNLPRLISAYYADQPDASVPAQRVAFGTSGHRGSSFKTTFNEGHILAIAQAVAEYRAGAGITGPLFLGMDTHPLSEPAWISTLEVLVANGVTVMIDAQDGYTPTPAISHAILAWNAGKSSGLADGIVITPSHNPPTDGGIKYNPTNGGPADTDITGWMEKRANELLAGGLKDVKRTTLARAKAAATKFDYIADYVGDLGAVIDFDVIKAAGLRIGVDPIGNSSVAYWPHIAERYGIDLTVVNDEIDFTFRFMSVDWDGKIRMDCSSPYAMAGLIGLKDKFDIAFANDTDADRHGIVAPSCGLMNPNHYLAVAINYLFANRPGWPAGVGIGKTLVSSSMIDRVAGKLGRPLIEVPVGFKYFVDGLFGGTLGFGGEESAGASFLKKDGRVWSTDKDGPILGLLAAEITAKTGRDPGQHYQSLTEEFGAPVYERIDAPANAEQKKILKALSPEQVPATELAGEPITRMLTKAPGNGEAIGGLKVESASGWFAARPSGTEDVYKIYAESFVDAAHLKRIQTEAQEIVSQTFAAA encoded by the coding sequence ATGAGCCTCAGTCCCCTTGCCGGAAAGCCCGCCCCCGCCTCCATCCTCGTCAACCTGCCCCGCCTCATCTCGGCGTATTACGCCGATCAGCCCGACGCCTCCGTGCCCGCGCAGCGCGTCGCCTTCGGCACCTCCGGCCACCGCGGCTCCTCGTTCAAGACCACGTTCAACGAAGGCCACATCCTCGCCATCGCCCAGGCCGTGGCCGAATACCGCGCCGGCGCGGGCATCACCGGCCCGCTCTTCCTCGGCATGGATACCCACCCGCTCTCCGAGCCCGCGTGGATCTCCACCCTCGAGGTGCTCGTCGCCAACGGCGTCACCGTCATGATCGACGCGCAGGATGGCTACACGCCCACGCCCGCCATCTCCCATGCCATCCTCGCCTGGAATGCCGGCAAATCCTCCGGCCTCGCCGACGGCATCGTCATCACTCCGTCGCACAATCCGCCCACCGACGGCGGCATCAAATACAACCCCACCAACGGTGGCCCGGCCGATACCGACATCACCGGCTGGATGGAAAAACGCGCCAACGAGCTGCTCGCCGGCGGGCTGAAGGACGTGAAGCGCACGACGCTCGCGCGGGCGAAGGCCGCCGCCACGAAGTTCGACTACATCGCGGACTACGTCGGCGACCTCGGCGCCGTCATCGACTTCGACGTCATCAAGGCCGCCGGCCTCCGTATCGGCGTCGACCCCATCGGCAATTCCTCCGTCGCCTACTGGCCCCACATTGCCGAGCGCTACGGCATCGACCTCACCGTCGTGAACGACGAGATCGACTTCACCTTCCGCTTCATGAGCGTCGACTGGGACGGAAAGATCCGCATGGACTGCTCCTCCCCCTACGCCATGGCCGGCCTCATCGGGCTGAAGGACAAGTTCGACATCGCCTTCGCGAACGATACCGACGCCGACCGCCACGGCATCGTCGCCCCGAGCTGCGGGTTGATGAACCCGAACCACTACCTCGCCGTCGCCATCAACTACCTCTTCGCGAATCGCCCCGGCTGGCCCGCTGGCGTTGGCATCGGCAAGACGCTCGTCAGCTCCAGCATGATCGACCGCGTCGCCGGCAAGCTCGGCCGCCCGCTCATCGAGGTCCCCGTCGGCTTCAAATACTTCGTCGACGGCCTCTTCGGCGGCACCCTCGGCTTCGGCGGCGAGGAAAGCGCCGGCGCCTCGTTCCTCAAGAAAGACGGCCGCGTGTGGTCCACCGACAAGGACGGCCCCATCCTCGGCCTCCTCGCCGCGGAAATCACCGCAAAGACCGGCCGCGACCCCGGCCAGCACTACCAATCGCTCACCGAGGAATTCGGCGCTCCCGTCTACGAGCGCATCGACGCCCCTGCCAACGCCGAGCAGAAAAAGATCCTCAAGGCCCTCTCGCCCGAGCAGGTGCCCGCCACCGAGCTCGCCGGCGAGCCCATCACCCGCATGCTCACGAAGGCCCCCGGCAACGGCGAAGCCATCGGCGGCCTCAAGGTCGAGAGCGCCAGCGGCTGGTTCGCCGCCCGTCCCTCCGGCACCGAGGACGTCTACAAGATCTACGCCGAGAGCTTCGTCGACGCCGCGCATTTGAAGCGCATCCAGACCGAGGCCCAGGAAATCGTCTCGCAGACCTTCGCCGCCGCGTAG
- a CDS encoding DUF4926 domain-containing protein: MKFELYTDAALARDLPTDGLCAGDVVKIVDHHPMGDTEDGYSIEVFNALGDTIAVTSVPESWLEPLLSNEVLSVRRLVAAA; encoded by the coding sequence ATGAAGTTCGAACTCTATACCGACGCCGCGCTTGCCCGGGATCTTCCCACGGATGGCCTCTGTGCCGGCGATGTGGTGAAGATCGTGGATCATCACCCGATGGGAGATACCGAGGACGGCTATTCCATCGAGGTATTCAACGCCCTTGGGGACACGATTGCCGTGACTTCCGTGCCGGAATCCTGGCTGGAGCCGCTTCTTTCCAACGAAGTGCTCAGCGTCCGCCGGCTGGTTGCGGCGGCGTAG
- a CDS encoding DNA cytosine methyltransferase: protein MTAPVANSYFSGAGLMDIGLRLGGVEIQQSFEIDSVCCATQRLNFSHETVEGDIRAKLVAAEKPCDVMIATYPCTRYSPIADIHGTRTGEDLFLHFFRHIAIREPEAYVIENVPGMRKFPVVMEAMTALPRYFINVFCPVSTQTWLPQRRDRLIILGTRRPFTWRPPEAGHRVTLAEILEDEPEVEIPSYVAKRLDGAYRDKPIISDPSRGDLAPTCVAHYAKDVSTRLVVDRRFPRGVRPYSVREYARLQGVPDSFRFTGTSRDAYRMIGNGVSVPVGEWIGRELVRYFRSS, encoded by the coding sequence ATGACCGCTCCCGTCGCCAACAGCTACTTCTCCGGCGCGGGGTTGATGGACATCGGCCTGCGCCTCGGCGGCGTGGAAATTCAGCAGAGCTTCGAGATCGATTCCGTGTGCTGCGCCACGCAGCGACTCAACTTCTCACACGAAACGGTCGAGGGAGACATCCGCGCGAAGCTCGTCGCCGCCGAGAAGCCCTGCGACGTGATGATCGCCACCTATCCCTGCACGCGTTACTCGCCCATCGCCGACATCCACGGCACCCGCACCGGCGAAGACCTCTTTCTCCACTTCTTCCGCCACATCGCCATCCGCGAGCCCGAGGCCTACGTCATCGAGAACGTGCCCGGCATGCGGAAGTTTCCCGTCGTGATGGAGGCGATGACCGCGCTGCCCCGCTATTTCATCAACGTCTTCTGCCCCGTCTCCACGCAAACGTGGCTCCCGCAACGCCGCGACCGCCTCATCATCCTCGGCACGCGGCGGCCCTTCACGTGGCGCCCACCCGAAGCAGGCCATCGCGTCACCCTCGCCGAAATCCTCGAAGACGAACCGGAAGTCGAAATCCCCAGCTACGTCGCAAAGCGCCTCGACGGTGCCTACCGCGACAAACCCATCATCAGCGATCCCTCGCGCGGCGACCTCGCCCCGACTTGCGTCGCGCATTACGCAAAGGACGTCTCCACGCGCCTCGTTGTCGACCGCCGCTTCCCGCGCGGCGTGCGCCCTTACAGCGTCCGCGAATACGCTCGGCTCCAAGGAGTGCCCGACAGCTTCCGCTTCACCGGCACCTCGCGCGACGCCTACCGCATGATCGGCAACGGCGTGAGCGTGCCCGTCGGCGAATGGATCGGGCGGGAGCTCGTGCGGTATTTTCGCAGTTCGTAG
- a CDS encoding transglutaminase family protein: MILDAHCRLSLEATSPVPVIFMLRPRSGWGQWVMREEYVIEPHVPMSEYTDDFGNLCQRVVLPTGPFSLEASCTVDTSDTIDVDPEATFVPVELLPDPILKFLLPSRYCESDQLGQLAHSIIGNLPPGYQQVEAITRWIHQNVTYQYGTSDASTSARVTAESHTGVCRDMAHLGIALCRAINIPSRFVCGFLHELDPMDLHAWFEAYVGTRWYTFDATQSEPKGNRIAIAYGRDAADVALLTQFGQLQLSDIKVDIGPHKG; encoded by the coding sequence ATGATCCTCGACGCTCACTGCCGACTCTCGCTCGAAGCCACCTCGCCCGTTCCCGTGATCTTCATGCTCCGCCCGCGCAGCGGCTGGGGGCAGTGGGTGATGCGCGAGGAATACGTGATCGAGCCGCACGTCCCCATGTCCGAATACACGGACGACTTCGGCAACCTCTGCCAGCGCGTCGTCCTGCCGACCGGCCCGTTCTCGCTCGAGGCCAGCTGCACCGTCGACACCTCCGACACGATCGACGTCGATCCCGAGGCCACGTTCGTCCCCGTCGAGCTGCTGCCCGACCCCATCCTCAAGTTTCTCCTGCCCAGCCGCTACTGCGAGTCCGACCAGCTCGGCCAGCTCGCCCACTCCATCATCGGGAACCTCCCGCCCGGCTACCAGCAGGTCGAAGCCATCACCCGCTGGATTCACCAGAACGTCACCTACCAATACGGCACGAGCGACGCCTCGACCTCCGCGCGCGTGACGGCGGAATCTCACACCGGCGTCTGCCGCGACATGGCCCACCTCGGCATCGCCCTCTGCCGCGCCATCAACATCCCCTCGCGCTTCGTCTGCGGCTTCCTCCACGAGCTCGATCCCATGGACCTCCACGCGTGGTTCGAGGCCTACGTCGGCACGCGCTGGTATACGTTCGACGCCACCCAGTCCGAACCGAAAGGCAACCGCATCGCCATCGCCTACGGCCGCGATGCCGCGGACGTCGCCCTGCTCACGCAGTTCGGCCAGCTCCAGCTGAGCGACATCAAGGTGGATATCGGCCCGCACAAGGGCTGA